From Hydractinia symbiolongicarpus strain clone_291-10 chromosome 11, HSymV2.1, whole genome shotgun sequence, the proteins below share one genomic window:
- the LOC130613533 gene encoding peptide methionine sulfoxide reductase-like, which translates to MNLSSLRTYIGGSFFRLFGIFSYLPATRPADNIMDLSPAETNALGVVRTKVGYTGGKTKFPTYHNLANHTETLQLEYNPKVTDYRKLLDIFWTNHNPAAINRPQYMSAIFYHDNEQKDLAEKTMAEHQKTLARKIQTQILPADVFYDAEGYHQKYLLRRHTTIFKSLNLSEQEIIKSTVAARLNGYLNGHGSIKSLMEELPSWQLNEKQNNAIISVAEKKNCAGGYCGVR; encoded by the exons ATGAATTTAAGTTCGTTGCGTACGTACATTGGTGGTtcatttttcagattatttggAATATTCTCATATTTGCCTGCAACGAGACCAGCAGATAACATTATGGATCTATCTCCCGCTGAAACCAA TGCTTTGGGAGTGGTTAGAACTAAAGTTGGTTATACTGGTGGAAAAACAAAGTTTCCAACGTATCACAATTT agcTAATCACACAGAAACTCTTCAGTTGGAATATAATCCAAAAGTGACTGATTACAGAAAACTGTTGGATATATTCTGGACAAACCATAACCCAGCTGCAATCAACAGACCACAGTACATGTCTGCCATTTTTTACCATGACAATGAACAAAAAGACCTGGCAGAAAAGACCATGGCAGAACATCAGAAGACACTTGCTCGAAAAATACAAACACAGATTTTACCAGCAGATGTTTTTTATGATGCTGAAGG ATACCATCAGAAATATTTGCTTCGACGTCATACGACAatctttaaaagtttaaatttatcgGAGCAAGAAATAATCAAATCCACAGTCGCTGCAAGATTGAACGGTTACCTCAATGGTCATGGAAGCATTAAAAGTTTAATGGAAGAACTTCCAAGTTGGCAATTGAACGAGAAGCAAAACAATGCTATTATAAGTGTGGCCGAAAAAAAGAATTGCGCTGGAGGCTATTGCGGTGTTCGATAA